From Zingiber officinale cultivar Zhangliang chromosome 5B, Zo_v1.1, whole genome shotgun sequence, the proteins below share one genomic window:
- the LOC121986135 gene encoding uncharacterized protein LOC121986135: MISAEALLDELDCLKEDAIAVTEAATKSATALDDSFCEEMLKDISFEEEKEPLPKHPQDTSISEVMLMKIISDMLKLDYAMQKNIVLNLNIGTSVSELEGYCLLWNLHPYIDDDIIHRAWQYVPSHDHSSRK; the protein is encoded by the exons ATGATTTCAGCTGAAGCTTTGCTCGATGAACTTGATTGCCTAAAGGAAGATGCAATTGCTGTCACAGAAGCAGCAACCAAGAGTGCTACGGCTTTGGATGACTCTTTTTGTGAAGAAATGTTAAAAGATATTTCCTTTGAG GAAGAAAAGGAACCATTGCCCAAGCATCCTCAAGATACATCAATATCAGAAGTCATGCTAATGAAGATCATCAGTGATATGTTGAAGCTCGACTATGCCATGCAG AAAAATATTGTTTTGAACTTGAACATTGGGACAAGTGTATCTGAACTAGAAGGCTATTGTCTCCTGTGGAATCTGCATCCATACATAGATGATGACATTATACATCGGGCATGGCAATATGTTCCCTCTCATGATCATAGTTCACGAAAGTAG